A portion of the Ignavibacteriales bacterium genome contains these proteins:
- a CDS encoding CCA tRNA nucleotidyltransferase, which produces MENFKTKIKELSKYLFANKTFLLASEVAERLNVKVFIVGGFVRDFLLGRTFDEFDLLIVGNGIEFSAAFAKQLRVSQISIYRNFGTAHFKYKDFNYEFVGARKESYKHDSRNPIVEAGTFEDDISRRDFTINTLAVSLNKDNYGELINLFDGINDLEKRIIKTPLNPLITFDDDPLRMMRAIRFASQLDFEVDENVKESARELSARLKIISQERITDEFLKILASAKPSVGLKLLYNTGLMDIIFPEISRLAGVDQRKDYHHKDVFIHTCMVVDNISLATNNIWLRFAALMHDIAKPQTKRFVEGIGWTFHGHEEIGARWMEEIFHHLKLPLTKLDYVTKLVRLHLRPIALVDEEVTDSAIRRFIVSAGEDLEDLITLCRADITSKDIKKVSKYLSNYETVMNKVRDVLEKDRLRSFQSPVRGEEIMEICKISPSRKVGEIKKAIEEAILDGKIGNNYEEAYQYLLQIKDELLNK; this is translated from the coding sequence TTGGAAAACTTTAAAACAAAAATAAAAGAATTATCAAAATACCTTTTCGCTAACAAAACTTTTTTACTTGCATCTGAAGTTGCAGAACGATTAAATGTAAAAGTGTTTATTGTTGGCGGTTTTGTTAGAGATTTTCTTTTGGGAAGAACGTTTGACGAATTTGATTTACTTATTGTCGGTAATGGAATTGAGTTTTCTGCAGCATTCGCAAAACAATTAAGAGTGAGTCAGATTTCTATTTACAGAAATTTTGGAACTGCACATTTTAAATACAAAGATTTTAATTATGAGTTTGTTGGTGCAAGAAAAGAATCGTACAAACACGATAGTAGAAATCCTATTGTGGAAGCAGGCACTTTTGAGGATGATATAAGCCGCCGTGATTTTACAATCAACACTTTGGCGGTTTCCTTAAATAAAGATAATTATGGGGAGCTCATTAATTTATTCGATGGAATAAATGATCTTGAAAAAAGAATAATCAAAACGCCGCTTAATCCATTAATTACATTTGATGATGATCCACTTAGAATGATGCGTGCAATACGATTTGCTTCTCAACTTGATTTTGAGGTTGATGAAAACGTTAAAGAATCTGCAAGAGAATTATCAGCCCGATTAAAAATAATTTCGCAGGAAAGAATAACAGATGAGTTCTTAAAAATTCTTGCTTCAGCAAAACCTTCTGTTGGATTAAAACTACTTTACAATACTGGATTGATGGATATTATTTTTCCGGAAATATCAAGATTGGCTGGTGTAGATCAGAGAAAAGATTATCATCATAAAGATGTTTTCATCCATACTTGTATGGTTGTAGATAATATTTCTCTTGCGACAAATAATATTTGGTTAAGATTTGCTGCTTTAATGCATGATATAGCTAAGCCTCAAACTAAAAGATTTGTGGAAGGAATCGGCTGGACATTTCACGGACATGAAGAAATTGGAGCCCGTTGGATGGAGGAAATATTTCATCACTTAAAGCTGCCGCTTACTAAGCTTGATTATGTTACCAAATTAGTCAGGCTTCATCTTAGACCAATTGCTTTAGTTGATGAAGAAGTTACAGATTCAGCTATCAGAAGATTTATTGTATCTGCCGGAGAAGATCTGGAAGATTTAATTACTCTTTGCCGTGCAGATATTACAAGCAAGGATATAAAGAAAGTTTCCAAATATCTTTCCAATTACGAAACTGTAATGAACAAAGTGCGTGATGTATTAGAGAAAGACCGGTTGCGTTCTTTTCAATCTCCGGTGCGTGGTGAAGAGATTATGGAAATCTGCAAAATATCTCCATCAAGAAAAGTTGGAGAAATTAAGAAAGCAATTGAAGAGGCCATTCTTGATGGTAAGATTGGAAACAATTATGAAGAAGCATATCAATACCTTCTGCAAATTAAAGATGAATTACTAAATAAATAA
- a CDS encoding TolC family protein, protein MRLYLSLLLLLIISMGTYAQRTLTLDEAIKIALQKNTVLEKGMNNLEATKSNLKSAYGGLLPSVGAGGSWGWSRRVQNIQTSSSSQYGYVVNPALTIESRNYRVNVGANWTLFDGLANFSSISQSKNNLESAELSLQRLKQDIVFEIISRYYAVLNATQLLKVREDDLVWNQKNLDVINEKNKLGSVTLADVYAAQVRVGNSELALIQAKNDYETLQSDLLNALGIDVFQDVTLVDPVTNDAAGLQAGKIMIADYKDLSQGVEQSLKNRYDYQSTLLSLESANDGITIAKSGYLPRLTNSYGFDMNANTPSELKDSKTYSIGLSLDIPIFSGWSTESSVQFAKVNAMNKEVELTELERSIKINLKKTYLDFQASEKRLDVSEKNVLSAEQNRRIEQEKYNLGASSLVNLLLASSEYTLALQTSINNRFEFFRLKSQLEYYLGILDFKKFE, encoded by the coding sequence ATGCGTCTTTATCTTTCCCTGTTATTATTACTAATTATTTCAATGGGCACTTATGCTCAAAGAACACTTACTCTTGATGAAGCTATTAAAATAGCTCTCCAAAAAAATACCGTTTTAGAAAAAGGTATGAACAACCTTGAAGCAACCAAATCAAATTTGAAGAGTGCTTACGGTGGCTTGTTACCTTCTGTCGGGGCTGGCGGTTCATGGGGATGGTCAAGACGGGTTCAAAATATTCAAACATCTTCAAGTTCTCAATATGGTTATGTAGTTAACCCAGCTCTTACAATTGAAAGTAGAAATTACAGAGTAAATGTTGGTGCTAACTGGACTTTGTTTGATGGTCTGGCAAATTTCTCATCCATTTCTCAAAGTAAAAACAATCTGGAATCCGCCGAGCTTAGCCTGCAAAGACTAAAGCAAGATATAGTTTTTGAAATTATCTCCCGGTACTATGCGGTTCTAAATGCAACGCAGTTATTGAAGGTTAGAGAAGATGATTTAGTTTGGAATCAAAAAAATCTTGATGTGATAAATGAAAAAAACAAACTTGGATCAGTTACACTTGCAGATGTTTACGCTGCACAAGTTAGAGTTGGTAACTCAGAGTTGGCATTAATCCAGGCTAAAAATGATTATGAAACACTTCAAAGTGATTTATTAAATGCTCTTGGAATTGATGTCTTTCAGGATGTAACACTTGTTGATCCTGTTACCAATGATGCCGCTGGTCTTCAAGCTGGAAAAATTATGATTGCTGATTACAAAGATCTGAGTCAAGGTGTAGAACAATCATTAAAAAACAGGTATGATTACCAAAGTACTCTACTTAGTTTGGAAAGTGCCAATGATGGAATTACTATAGCTAAAAGCGGATATCTTCCAAGACTTACAAACAGTTATGGTTTTGATATGAATGCAAATACGCCAAGTGAACTAAAAGATTCTAAGACCTATTCTATCGGCTTATCATTAGATATTCCTATTTTTAGTGGTTGGTCTACAGAATCCAGCGTTCAGTTTGCTAAAGTTAATGCGATGAATAAAGAAGTAGAATTGACTGAGCTTGAGCGATCAATTAAAATTAATCTTAAAAAAACTTACCTCGATTTTCAAGCTTCTGAAAAAAGATTGGATGTTAGTGAAAAAAATGTTCTATCAGCCGAACAAAACAGAAGGATAGAACAAGAGAAATATAATCTTGGCGCAAGCTCGTTGGTAAATCTATTACTTGCCAGTTCAGAATACACATTGGCACTTCAAACTAGTATAAATAACAGGTTTGAATTCTTCAGATTGAAATCTCAGTTAGAGTATTATCTTGGAATTTTAGACTTTAAGAAATTCGAATAA
- a CDS encoding efflux RND transporter periplasmic adaptor subunit, which translates to MAKNGNNKKKSKKKIYIFSGIGALVLILVLLVIFSGNKEQIITVQTDEVKKRDITQVVTATGKINPEYQVIITPEVTGEIVDLPVKEGEQVRKGQLLIRIKPDTYAAQRDRVAANLESAKSGLGRIKAQLDKVKSDYERVQGLYDKKLSSDSELELAKSNYLSTKSEYEGQQSSVIQAQASLKEAQEQLYKTTIYSPMNGTVCALNVELGERVLGSGFSQGTNIMTVADLSQMEATVEVDENDVVLVSIGDTSRISIDAYGEKDFKGVVSEIANSAKTTGLGTQQEVVNFEVKIRFIDIDKNVRPGMSCNANVETETKKGVFAVPIQSVTARGKMQEVKKEGEDEATTVKNETKKDKKPKEVVFLADNNKAKMVEVETGISDDNYIEVKSGLKGGEKVISGPYRAISRELQDKANIKLEAGKKSDKDKAAK; encoded by the coding sequence ATGGCTAAAAATGGTAACAACAAAAAGAAATCAAAGAAAAAGATTTACATCTTTAGTGGAATTGGTGCTTTAGTTTTAATCTTGGTTCTTTTAGTAATCTTTAGTGGAAACAAAGAACAAATTATTACAGTCCAAACAGATGAAGTTAAGAAAAGAGATATTACTCAAGTAGTAACAGCAACTGGAAAGATAAATCCTGAGTACCAGGTTATTATTACACCAGAGGTTACGGGTGAAATTGTTGATCTTCCAGTTAAAGAAGGAGAACAGGTTAGGAAAGGTCAGCTACTTATAAGAATAAAGCCCGATACATATGCTGCACAAAGAGATAGAGTTGCAGCAAACCTGGAATCAGCAAAATCTGGTTTAGGAAGGATTAAAGCCCAATTGGATAAGGTAAAATCGGATTATGAAAGAGTACAAGGATTATATGATAAAAAGTTATCCAGCGATTCTGAACTTGAACTTGCCAAATCAAATTATCTTTCTACAAAGAGTGAATATGAAGGTCAGCAATCATCGGTAATTCAGGCTCAGGCATCACTAAAAGAAGCGCAGGAACAATTATATAAAACAACAATTTATTCACCAATGAACGGAACGGTTTGCGCACTGAATGTTGAACTTGGTGAAAGAGTTCTTGGCAGCGGATTCAGTCAGGGAACAAATATTATGACCGTGGCTGATTTATCACAAATGGAAGCAACTGTTGAAGTTGATGAAAATGACGTTGTATTAGTTTCCATTGGCGATACTTCCCGAATATCTATTGATGCATATGGTGAAAAAGATTTTAAAGGTGTTGTTTCTGAAATTGCAAACAGTGCAAAAACCACTGGCTTAGGAACTCAACAGGAAGTTGTTAACTTTGAAGTTAAAATAAGGTTTATTGATATCGATAAAAATGTTCGCCCAGGAATGTCTTGCAATGCTAACGTTGAGACTGAAACTAAAAAAGGTGTATTCGCAGTTCCTATACAAAGTGTAACTGCTAGAGGCAAAATGCAGGAAGTGAAAAAAGAAGGTGAGGATGAAGCCACTACAGTTAAAAATGAAACTAAAAAAGATAAGAAACCAAAAGAAGTTGTATTCTTAGCTGATAATAACAAAGCAAAGATGGTTGAAGTTGAAACTGGAATTAGTGATGATAATTATATTGAAGTTAAGAGTGGACTTAAGGGTGGAGAAAAAGTTATAAGCGGACCTTACAGAGCAATCTCCAGGGAACTTCAGGATAAGGCAAATATAAAATTAGAAGCTGGAAAGAAATCTGATAAAGATAAAGCAGCTAAATAG
- a CDS encoding ABC transporter ATP-binding protein, whose amino-acid sequence MINIEHIAKIYQVGSEEVHALRDVTLNINKNEYVAIMGPSGSGKSTLMNMLGCLDTPTSGKYEFKAVDVSNMSDNDLAKVRNREIGFVFQTFNLLPRSDALHNVELPLIYAGVPSSERKERARQALYNVGLGDRIHHKPNELSGGQRQRVAVARALVTNPSIILADEPTGNLDSKTGEDIMTLFNEIYLQGNTIILVTHEEYIAEHAARIIRLRDGLIERDEKVAQRYIPQGQKLSFQQ is encoded by the coding sequence ATAATCAACATAGAACACATTGCAAAAATTTATCAGGTTGGTTCAGAAGAAGTTCATGCACTTAGGGATGTTACTCTTAATATCAATAAGAATGAATACGTTGCTATAATGGGTCCATCTGGTTCCGGAAAATCAACATTAATGAATATGCTTGGATGTTTAGATACCCCTACAAGTGGTAAATATGAATTTAAAGCAGTAGATGTTAGTAATATGAGTGATAACGATTTGGCTAAAGTTAGGAACAGAGAAATTGGATTTGTATTCCAAACATTTAATTTATTACCGCGTTCAGATGCGCTTCACAATGTAGAACTCCCGCTTATATATGCTGGTGTACCTTCCTCAGAAAGAAAAGAAAGAGCAAGACAGGCATTATATAACGTGGGTTTGGGTGATAGAATTCATCATAAACCAAACGAACTTTCTGGTGGACAAAGACAAAGAGTAGCGGTTGCGCGTGCTCTGGTAACAAATCCATCAATTATTTTAGCAGATGAACCTACAGGTAACCTTGATTCAAAAACTGGTGAAGACATTATGACTTTATTCAATGAAATCTATCTTCAGGGAAATACAATTATTCTTGTTACCCACGAAGAATATATTGCAGAACATGCCGCAAGAATTATAAGATTGCGTGATGGTTTAATTGAACGGGACGAAAAAGTAGCACAAAGATATATTCCACAAGGACAAAAATTAAGTTTTCAACAATAG
- a CDS encoding ABC transporter permease produces MKNFIYELKEGLIISLRALRANKIRAALTTLGIFIGVTSVVLMSTAIKGIDGAFERGISSMGSDNLYIDKWAWFSDNEWWKIRNRKNLTMAEYEKFKEMAKLPVAVAPTLWSIQNLKNGAQKSNGVVVNGSTSEYLATTNFTFNEGRFFNDLESKGSRNVAVLGSDVAKNLFQNTNAVDRTIKVGSVNYRVVGVLAEQGSFIMGAWNPDKQVFVPIGTLFKYFMSENFRSVTIVVRAKNTAMVADTREEAEGVMRKVRGLSFSKENDFSVNQQEALTQQYNQTVGVIQTAGLFITGLALFVGAIGIMNIMFVSVKERTKEIGIRKAIGAKRRTIWTQFITEATIICLIGGLIGLIGAIILSLIVNQFLPTSIQFDSVILAIVISLITGLISGFAPAYTAAKMDPVEALRYE; encoded by the coding sequence ATGAAAAACTTCATCTATGAATTAAAAGAGGGGTTGATTATTTCTCTCCGTGCTTTAAGAGCAAATAAAATAAGAGCGGCTCTTACAACACTTGGAATTTTTATAGGTGTTACTTCCGTAGTATTAATGTCTACAGCTATAAAAGGAATAGATGGCGCATTTGAACGTGGTATAAGCTCAATGGGTTCGGACAATCTCTACATCGATAAATGGGCTTGGTTTTCTGATAATGAATGGTGGAAGATAAGGAACAGGAAAAACCTTACTATGGCGGAATATGAAAAATTCAAAGAGATGGCAAAACTACCGGTTGCTGTAGCCCCCACTTTGTGGTCAATTCAAAACCTTAAAAATGGTGCTCAAAAATCAAATGGTGTAGTTGTTAATGGATCTACCAGCGAATATCTTGCGACTACAAATTTTACCTTTAACGAAGGAAGGTTTTTTAATGATCTTGAAAGTAAAGGTTCCAGAAATGTAGCGGTGCTTGGAAGTGACGTTGCTAAAAATCTATTCCAAAATACAAATGCAGTAGATAGAACAATTAAAGTTGGTTCTGTTAATTACCGGGTTGTTGGTGTACTTGCAGAACAAGGTAGTTTTATAATGGGTGCCTGGAATCCTGATAAACAAGTGTTTGTGCCTATTGGAACCTTGTTCAAATATTTTATGTCTGAAAATTTCCGAAGCGTAACAATTGTGGTTCGGGCAAAAAATACGGCTATGGTTGCAGATACTCGGGAGGAAGCTGAAGGAGTTATGCGCAAAGTCCGTGGGTTATCATTTAGTAAGGAAAATGATTTCTCCGTTAATCAGCAGGAAGCATTAACTCAACAATACAATCAAACTGTTGGAGTTATACAAACAGCAGGTTTGTTCATTACTGGCTTGGCTCTTTTTGTTGGCGCTATTGGAATTATGAACATTATGTTTGTTTCTGTAAAAGAAAGAACTAAAGAAATTGGAATTAGAAAAGCTATTGGTGCAAAGAGAAGAACTATTTGGACTCAATTTATAACCGAAGCTACTATCATCTGTTTAATTGGTGGACTTATAGGTCTAATTGGTGCAATCATTTTAAGTTTGATAGTTAACCAATTTTTACCAACATCTATTCAATTTGATTCTGTAATCTTAGCAATTGTAATTTCATTAATAACAGGTTTAATATCCGGCTTTGCTCCTGCCTATACCGCTGCAAAGATGGATCCTGTGGAAGCATTGAGGTATGAGTAA
- a CDS encoding ABC transporter permease → MEVLIVALNSLRTNKLRSLLTILGIVVGIFSIISISTILTMLQNSIESGVSQLGQNTFQIQKYPAMEGGGPEFWEKYRNRHDLTLEEYYRLKDRLTIAQSVGAEMWNFGKQLKFGNVETNPNVQICGITPEAQPNNKWIVEDGRAINNNDVERAVRVIVLGKDVAKKLFVYVDPIGQYVKVDGNRLQVIGVYEGQGEIFGQSRDNFAILPITTYQSFYGKYNHSVNITVMATGRDTYDATIEAAIGNFRAIRKVPAGKDNDFDIFSNETILSTINNTTKYVELGAIVIAAIALLAAGVGIMNIMLVSVTERTREIGIRKAIGAKRINILIQFLIESVVLSLFGGVLGIVFGVAIGNLAGTFLAANPTIPLTSVIVGILLCVIVGITFGTYPAYKASNLDPIEALRYE, encoded by the coding sequence ATGGAAGTTTTAATAGTTGCCTTAAACTCGCTGCGCACTAACAAGCTGCGTTCGTTATTAACTATACTTGGAATTGTAGTTGGTATCTTCTCTATCATTTCTATCAGCACAATTCTTACGATGCTTCAGAACAGTATTGAATCAGGAGTATCTCAGCTTGGGCAAAATACATTTCAAATACAAAAATATCCGGCTATGGAAGGTGGTGGTCCGGAGTTCTGGGAAAAGTACCGCAACCGGCATGATTTAACTTTGGAAGAATATTACCGGCTTAAGGATAGACTGACTATTGCACAATCTGTTGGTGCAGAAATGTGGAATTTTGGAAAACAATTAAAATTTGGGAATGTTGAAACAAATCCAAATGTTCAGATTTGCGGAATTACTCCTGAAGCCCAACCAAATAATAAATGGATTGTAGAAGACGGCAGAGCTATAAATAATAATGATGTTGAAAGAGCAGTCCGCGTAATTGTTCTTGGAAAAGATGTTGCTAAAAAATTATTCGTGTATGTTGATCCTATCGGGCAATATGTAAAAGTTGATGGAAATAGACTTCAGGTTATTGGAGTTTATGAAGGACAGGGAGAAATTTTTGGACAGAGCCGGGATAATTTTGCAATTTTACCGATAACTACATATCAAAGTTTTTATGGCAAATATAACCATAGTGTAAATATAACAGTTATGGCTACTGGCCGGGATACTTATGATGCAACAATTGAAGCAGCAATTGGAAATTTTCGTGCAATCAGAAAAGTACCAGCAGGTAAAGATAATGACTTTGATATTTTCTCAAATGAAACAATCTTATCAACAATAAATAACACAACTAAATATGTTGAACTTGGTGCAATAGTAATTGCAGCAATTGCTTTATTAGCCGCCGGTGTTGGCATTATGAATATTATGCTCGTTTCTGTAACTGAAAGAACCAGAGAAATTGGAATTAGAAAAGCGATAGGTGCAAAGAGAATTAATATTTTAATTCAGTTTTTAATTGAATCGGTTGTATTAAGCTTATTTGGAGGCGTACTTGGAATTGTGTTTGGGGTTGCAATTGGCAACCTTGCTGGGACATTTCTTGCGGCTAATCCAACTATCCCACTTACATCTGTAATTGTTGGTATCCTGCTTTGCGTTATAGTCGGAATTACTTTTGGTACGTATCCTGCGTATAAAGCTTCAAACCTGGATCCAATCGAAGCGCTTAGGTATGAATAA
- a CDS encoding ABC transporter permease, translated as MKNFLLELKEGVIFSLKSLRANKMRTALTTLGIVIGIVAVTTMQTAITGLRNSFLESISVIGTDVLYVEKFEWFGDQDWHYYRNRKDITWEQYEKLKSQLKLAGAVVPTVRSHGEIVKRNEKSATSTSNFGTTEDYIKVAGTFPASGRFFTELEVKGARNVCVIGQDIADKLFANEDPLNKFIKMKGAPLKVIGVLEKQGSGFLGAASADGQVILPFQLFKKLFGERRNSFRIAIKAINPSQLMDAKEEVRAVMRTIRKVPPHKPDDFAINQMEAFTKAYDMIIGTIAIAGLVITALSLFVGAIGIMNIMFVSVKERTKEIGIRKAIGAKTWSILIQFLAEAAIICILGGIIGLIIAFPVSLIVNQFIPTSMPLEIIVLALVISALVGVASGFLPAFKAAKMNPVEALRFE; from the coding sequence ATGAAAAATTTTCTTCTCGAATTAAAAGAAGGTGTTATATTTTCTCTGAAATCTCTTAGAGCAAATAAAATGCGTACTGCCCTTACAACACTTGGAATTGTTATTGGAATTGTTGCAGTTACAACTATGCAAACTGCAATAACTGGATTAAGAAATTCATTCCTGGAATCAATCTCAGTAATTGGCACTGATGTTTTATATGTGGAAAAATTTGAATGGTTTGGTGACCAGGACTGGCATTATTACCGCAACAGGAAAGATATAACCTGGGAACAATATGAAAAACTTAAATCCCAATTAAAATTAGCCGGTGCTGTGGTTCCTACAGTTAGATCGCACGGAGAAATTGTAAAACGAAATGAAAAATCTGCTACATCCACTTCTAATTTTGGTACTACAGAAGATTATATAAAAGTAGCTGGCACGTTTCCGGCAAGCGGAAGATTTTTTACTGAACTTGAAGTTAAGGGAGCAAGAAATGTATGCGTTATTGGACAGGATATTGCCGATAAACTTTTTGCAAATGAAGATCCATTGAATAAATTTATCAAAATGAAAGGAGCGCCATTAAAAGTGATTGGAGTTCTGGAAAAACAAGGTAGCGGTTTTTTAGGTGCCGCTAGCGCAGATGGACAGGTTATTCTTCCATTCCAGTTATTTAAAAAATTATTTGGGGAAAGAAGAAATTCTTTCCGGATAGCTATAAAAGCAATAAATCCAAGTCAGCTTATGGATGCAAAGGAAGAAGTAAGAGCGGTTATGCGTACGATACGGAAAGTTCCCCCACATAAGCCGGATGATTTTGCCATAAACCAAATGGAAGCTTTTACAAAAGCATACGATATGATTATAGGAACCATTGCAATTGCAGGACTTGTAATTACTGCCCTGTCTCTTTTTGTTGGTGCAATTGGAATTATGAATATTATGTTCGTTTCAGTAAAAGAAAGAACTAAAGAAATAGGTATACGTAAAGCGATTGGTGCAAAAACCTGGTCTATTCTTATTCAATTTTTAGCGGAAGCTGCAATAATTTGTATACTTGGCGGAATAATAGGTTTAATAATTGCGTTTCCAGTTAGTTTGATTGTAAATCAGTTTATCCCAACTTCAATGCCGTTAGAAATTATAGTTCTTGCCCTGGTTATTTCTGCCTTGGTTGGCGTTGCATCCGGCTTTCTGCCTGCATTTAAAGCAGCTAAAATGAATCCTGTAGAAGCCCTTAGATTTGAATAA
- a CDS encoding ABC transporter permease, with amino-acid sequence MIQIFESILMAFNSLRTNKLRSFLTLVGIAVGLFSIIVVMTAISAIQSSIEDAFSEIGTNNIIVQKYPAIQMGPGSWRKYRNRKDITIEQGERLKEMTTLPIAVGLSLGNDGKIVKYGKEQTNPNVYIVGVNTDEFITSSYIISDGRGFSKQDVDYARNVCILGEDVIIKIFKTIDPIGQKIMVDNMTLEVIGRFEPKGKILGQSQDNFVITPISVFAKYFGDDHQSVGINVQAPSHELFDATADQVVGALRTIRKVPPGQDNDFEIVSNDQLVTQFNDITKYFKFGAAIIAFIALIAAGVGIMNIMLVSVTERTREIGIRKAIGAQKRTIRIQFLVEAIALSLVGGTVGILLGLIGGNIIGMLLSASVVLPVFWVVVGLTVTTAVGLIFGVYPAIKASNLDPIEALRYE; translated from the coding sequence ATGATCCAAATATTCGAAAGTATATTGATGGCGTTCAACTCGCTAAGAACCAACAAACTAAGATCTTTTCTTACATTAGTTGGAATTGCAGTAGGATTGTTTTCAATCATTGTAGTTATGACGGCAATCTCTGCAATTCAATCAAGTATTGAGGACGCATTCAGCGAAATTGGAACTAATAATATCATAGTTCAAAAATATCCTGCTATCCAGATGGGACCAGGAAGCTGGCGCAAATATCGTAACCGGAAAGATATTACCATTGAGCAAGGCGAACGGTTAAAAGAGATGACAACACTTCCAATCGCAGTAGGCCTCTCACTTGGCAATGATGGAAAAATTGTTAAATATGGTAAAGAACAAACAAATCCAAATGTTTACATTGTTGGTGTAAATACAGATGAGTTTATTACATCAAGCTATATAATTAGTGATGGTAGAGGATTTTCTAAGCAAGATGTTGATTATGCAAGAAATGTATGCATTCTTGGAGAAGACGTAATAATTAAAATATTTAAAACAATAGATCCCATCGGGCAAAAAATTATGGTTGATAATATGACTTTGGAAGTAATTGGGCGTTTTGAGCCTAAAGGAAAAATATTAGGGCAAAGTCAGGATAATTTTGTTATTACACCAATTTCAGTTTTTGCAAAATACTTTGGAGATGATCATCAGTCAGTTGGAATTAATGTGCAGGCTCCGAGTCACGAATTGTTTGATGCTACTGCCGATCAGGTAGTTGGTGCTTTAAGAACAATCCGTAAAGTGCCGCCAGGGCAAGATAATGATTTTGAAATTGTTTCCAATGATCAGTTAGTTACCCAGTTTAATGACATAACTAAATATTTTAAATTTGGCGCTGCAATTATTGCTTTCATTGCCTTGATTGCTGCTGGTGTTGGAATCATGAACATCATGCTTGTTAGCGTTACAGAACGAACCCGCGAAATTGGAATTAGAAAAGCCATTGGTGCTCAGAAGAGAACAATCAGAATTCAATTCCTTGTTGAAGCAATAGCACTTAGTCTTGTAGGTGGAACGGTTGGGATTCTTCTTGGTTTAATCGGCGGAAATATAATTGGAATGTTATTAAGCGCTTCCGTGGTGCTGCCAGTATTTTGGGTTGTTGTTGGTTTAACTGTAACAACAGCAGTTGGACTTATCTTTGGTGTGTACCCAGCCATCAAAGCATCCAACTTAGATCCAATTGAAGCTTTGCGATACGAATAA
- the tadA gene encoding tRNA adenosine(34) deaminase TadA: MYSAFLEAEKALEEDEVPIGAVVVYQNKIIGKGYNQTEKLKDPTAHAEIIAITAAANHLQNWRLNECELYVTVEPCIMCTGASIAARIKSIYFSIFEPKFGACGSLYNIAEEGKANHQIKIFTGLFAEESNNLMKKFFKKKRQDKNN, translated from the coding sequence ATGTATTCCGCTTTCTTAGAAGCTGAAAAAGCGCTTGAGGAAGATGAAGTTCCTATTGGTGCGGTGGTTGTCTATCAGAATAAAATCATTGGCAAAGGATATAACCAAACAGAAAAGTTAAAAGACCCTACAGCCCACGCAGAAATAATTGCAATAACAGCTGCAGCTAACCATCTGCAAAATTGGCGATTGAATGAATGCGAACTTTATGTTACAGTAGAACCATGTATAATGTGTACCGGGGCTTCAATCGCGGCAAGAATTAAGTCAATCTACTTTTCTATTTTTGAACCAAAGTTCGGAGCTTGTGGATCTTTGTACAATATTGCTGAAGAAGGAAAAGCAAATCATCAAATAAAAATTTTTACCGGGCTTTTTGCTGAAGAAAGCAACAATTTAATGAAAAAATTTTTTAAGAAGAAACGCCAAGATAAAAATAATTGA